The Chrysemys picta bellii isolate R12L10 chromosome 10, ASM1138683v2, whole genome shotgun sequence genome segment TTTTTCGTAAATATTGTTCTCACTTTGGGTCTCCTAAAAATTTAGTGGGATTCATGCACTACCTTGGGAATACCATTTTGATCCACTAATAATGAATAGTTTGAACTCTAACACTGGgtaaaaacaaccaaccaaccccacgtagaagctttttttttaaaaaaaatggctattttttccacagctcaTATCTCCAGAACCCCACTCTCAGATTTTTCCACTAAATTTCAAACAAATCCAACTAAGCATGTCCATTTTTAGAGGACTTAGAATAGTCAACCTTTTAACAGATATCTTGATACAGCTTTAACTATGACAGTGCTGGCGTGCTGTTataatgaaagctaagattctgaTGTAATCACACAATTCCATGAAGCTAGGTGCCAGTCTGTAATGCCTATGCATTAACCCCACCCTGATGGTAAATAGCATGAGTCTTCCTACAGCCTACGTAACCTAAAAGGTTAAATAACAGTTGCAGCATTAATTTAAAAAGTGTTATGGGAAACAGCTCTGCTTCTCTAAAAACATTCCACTGCATTTACTCTTTGTTTCCTGCCCTAAAGCCAATTTGTAATCTAATGAGCCAACTAGCTTTCTATTTCAGGACTCCACTCCTTTGACATTAACTCTTTAATACTGGAGTCATTTCTGCTAAATTGTCTAGGGCTAAAGGACTCTACCTTCAAAAATTACAGGCTACAATTATGGACTAGTGGAACATGTTGAAGAGTTAGAAGGGAGCTCTATCAGTGCTTTTAAACAATGTGATCTATTGAAAAGAGAAATTTTTAGAAAGAAGACAACATCACAAAGTACAGGAGCTgaaaccctgctcaaagcaagcaCTCTGATGTTTAATCCTTCAAAGAGCCAATAATCTAGTGCAGCTGTATAAAACAATATTTGGTCAGTGCAGGATATCTGGAAACCTTGCAAAATACAACCCGGAGGAAAGAAAGCTTTGACAGCAGAGTAAAATAGCACCATGTCCTCCCCCTAtcctccacccccctgcccctcatGAATCTTACCTCCAACAGCAATTACGAAGCACAGATAAGTAACATTTGATCTTGGACTGTTAAGCTTCATGACAATTCCACAAGACTGAGACCAAAGTAATGTCCAAAGACAACCCAAAACAGTCTGGTATTATAATCTTCagctacaaataaataaataaaataaataaaatctactTTTCCCAAATTACtgtaattcatagattctaggactggaagggacctcgagaggtcaccgagtacagtcccctgcccacatggcaggaccaaatactgtctagaccatccctgataaacatttatctaacctactcttaaatatctccagagatggagattccacaacctccctaggcagtttattccagtgtttaaccaccctgacagttaggaactttttcctaatgtccaacctagaccgccCTTAATAACTTATATAAAATATACTTAAATTAAGAATCCCCCTgccatccctgccccctggctcATCAACGATAGACAAGGAACTTCTACTGTAccgataaattaaaaacactgatTTAAGTATGAAGAATATCTAGTGTTTTCTGAAATAGTTTGTCTCCATTCCCACAGAATGGACATTAAACTTAACCGATTACCATATTCTCCTATGCCCAGTCATTGACCTGCAGCAGTAGTACAGTAATTACTATAAAAGGGAAGCTAGTTTCTGTGTTAAAGATTATCCTATGATAGGATATGCTGACATCTCATTAAAAACACAGCATAGCACTATGCAAGTGATATTAAATGCTTACAGGAGGTATCTGATAATactttgaaaaagaaaatagtaTTGGAGTCTGGATTTTTGATAACCTGCCATATTTGACTTTAGATGCAATGATACCTATGCTTTGCTCCCCACTATATCTAGTTCTTACACCCATAATATAAAAGATAGAAATTATTCCAAACAGCTACCTCCGATTCATTTGAAGAAATCCATAGTATTAGGACTGTGGCACTGTCATATACATACGGCCTGATCCTCTTCTCCCTTATACATTGTGTTATTCCTTACACCTGTGAAAAGTGAGTATAAAATACTACCAAGTCAGAATTTTGTACAGATGTGAGTATACAAGGTACAAAGGAGCGAAAGAATGAGGCCATTTACATCTAGTTTGTGGCCGACCATACTTCACCTAGGCGAATTTAAAAATAACCTGAAGCGTGTGGATGGGGCAACTAGGACTAAAGGAAGGGAAAAGATTGCTCCTTAGTGCAGAGATTTGAGTTCTTATAACAAAAAGGAAGGATGTAGGAGCAATCAGAAGCTTAAGCAGGAGTATCCTCTTTCATACCCTTGAGGATCTCCAGTCTGGCCCACATGAACACACGGAGAGTGGCAGCCTCAGAAATCAGCAAGGATTCCTTATACAGCTTTGCTGGGGATTTGTGGCCTTAGGATCGCCATTCCCTAAGGAGAAAGGGACCCAGTTTCCACAAGACTTTGGAGCAGATGGGAACCATGACAAGCCAACTATTCTGAGGAGGTGAACTGGAGAACAGACATCATCCTGGACTGAGGAGATCTTGGTGTATAGGACCCAGGACCTCAGCTGGGACCCTTCACCTGCTAGCTGGCAGGCAACAGATTCTGAGAGTTTACCCCATCTGCATGTGGATCACTGGTGGGCTTCAAGGCCAAAGCTATACAGATTCATTAGTTCAACAGGAGAGACATGCTAGGGGAGCAGCTCTTTTTATGGCAGATAGGGTATGAGCTGGTCCGAGCGTTCACTGATGTTGGGTTGATTAAGCAATTAATTGTGGCCAGATTTGAGCCAGGCATGAGGTGGATCATCACTACACTGCAAGGCTGAAGCCACTTATCTTCAATGTTATGGCACTCAGGGCAggttggagctggtcccagtgCTTGTTGATGCTGCTTGTAATGTTGGCTTAAGCAATTATGGGCTGGACATCAACTGGTGGATCACATCTGAGCTTCAAGGCTAGAGCCATTTGCCTGTGATAGTATGGTAGGTAGGGCATGAGCAAGTCCAGCACTCAGATGGCAAAGCTACAGTCACCTGGTGTCCTGAGATTATTCACTGGGGTGAAAATGATTTTGGGTAGTGCATTGAATTAAATTTAAGGACTAGGCTACAGAGAGATGTGGAGTTATTAGATAGTTTGGTCTTATCCTCCATTAGTTTAGTCAGGGATGTGCATAAGATGAGTTTGGGGAAAGCCACTGAGCCACCCCATGTCAACAGGGCAAGAAAGAATGTGAGCTATGAGGTAGCCAGGATAATTGAGAATTTTTTTGGGAGGagtgggaagagggagaagacaGTGATATCTGATACAATGGCACTGAGCTCTTTAGGAAGAATGGAGTTTGGTAGATGCTGGGGCTGATAGTTGGCTCCATGGCATTAAGGATAGGGTCAGGCAGGCGATGGGGGTACCAGGCATGGTGGGTGTGGTGTACATCCATACTAAAAATCACTGGCACTTGCTATAGCCAGTACAGGTAAAGGCTAAAAAGAACCAAAATTGCCCAGTTGGATCTTGTGCTTATAAGAGAGGCACTTGAAATCTTTTTGGACCGAagattcccctgccccaccttgtGGCCTCTGTCAGACTACCCCTCATTAGATTGGGGGGTGGAGAAAGGTTTCAAAAGTGAAATGAGTCTGTGGGATAAACCAAGGAGGGTCTAGCCTGACTGGGTGGGGCTTATGATAGGAACCTTGTAACCAGATAAATGGCTGGTTCATGAAAGCTGGGATGGGCAATGTAGTGCCCCTCCCCAGCTATAAAATAAAGCCTGCTGTTTAAGCCCCTCCCTGTCAACCATTTGCCTGCTTGTGCTGGTCACACAGAAGAGGGGTGTAATGAAGTATGGATAAGTAGCAGATGGAACAGGATTACCAAAAATGCTCAATTTACACACTCTAAGACTAGCATTGAATTGATGCACTATTCTGTTTTTTCAGCCATCAGCATACTATGTTAAAACTGGTCTTCAAGAAGGTGAAGGCTGTTAACTTTGCTTCTGTGGTAAGAAAATTGTACAGCTTTGACTAGTTGAAGTTGGCCATTTAGACAGCATGAATCTGCCAGCAGAGCTAGCCATCTCCCACTGTTATCAACAGGGCACTGTATCTCTGCTACTCATAGGACACTTAACACTACATTGACTAGAGGGAATGAATGTTACCCTGCTAGCTTGTCTAGAAAGTGTGGATTCCCTCAAGActagggcttaaattcagctggagcagagctgtagtaaatattttcaaatcccTTGGAGTTTTTAATAGCATAGTGGTGGGGAGAGGACCCTTGCTCAGCCCATAAGATCAGTAGAGATTAAGTGCTGTCAGCCTGAGTTCCTGGTTTTTACACCACTAACAATAAGATATGTTCTTTATCACAGCTATTAGAATTCTGAAACTGGTTATGCCTCCTTTGTCTAAGGTGTGGTAAACAAAATGTTAATTCAGGCTAATAAAAAGTTACATTAGAACCTGCTCACGCCAAGCTATTAAGGGAGCATATGGTTCTTTTTCAAGTGTGTATAAAATACAAGCAGAAGTAATTGAGTTTGCAAGGTGGTGTTTATTGAACAATTACAGTATTTATGATCCAAAAACCAAGTTGGAAAAACTTAGAATGACTGATCTTGTGTTAGAATTACAGATTAGATACTCATGCTAGTCTATAGTTTGCTATTTAAAAACAGGGCATGTATTCTAATCAGATATACACATGCCAAAAAGAGTAATTAATCTTTGCTTTGTGTAGTTACTGCACAGTCACTTTAGAAAATTACAGTAAAAATAGTGTTCAATTCATTTGAAAGAAGACTCTCTACTGAGTGTACAGAGACACAGAACAGCCCCTCATCTTAGGCCTTCACATCAGCTCTTATAGCAATATGTATACGCTGACACATTTCAGTCACAGAAGACCTCTAATTTATAGGAGAGTCGCATGACAGTGGTCAGATCACACTGTGTTGAAAGATATTTTAAAGACAAACCTGAAGGCCTGATCCTACTCCTGTTGAAATAAATGAAAGTTCCACTGACTTACCAGGTGTCTTGTCAATGCTCTAAAGTTGGCAATAATTCAAGTTCATGAACTTAACTTGCTTCCTTGATTTCACTTATGACCACTTTAAATTGCTGCATCCATACCAACTGCACAGTTTGAGAGGACAATTGTCTATTACCCAAGATAAAAAAGGGTATGGATGCACTTGTGACAGTGATTATGGACCTAGTCACTTCAAGGGATACTTAAACTTGTTGCTTCTGGCCTTCATGACTATTTAACAAAAGCAACATCTCAAAATGCCAGCACTGTACATATATCAAATATACCCAGAATACAATTTAGCATTTAAGTGTCAAATGTGGTAGGTTTCGAGAAGTGATTAAGACTAGTCTACCTATTTTCTCTTTAATTTAGGCCATTACATCATctacttcagtttaaaaaaaaaatttaagaacttccaatgcatttaaaaaacaaagtaatcagagactggttttatttttttaagtgtctgGAAGACAGGCTGTCACTTGTTAGATAGATCTGGCATCACtaccatggggtgggggggcaaaaataataataaataataaaaatcagctaccaaaaaaaacccacccaacctCCACCAGTGCTACATGACTGCTTGATACCTAGAATGTCATCTCTAGATGAGAGTTTAAAATTCAATTGGTACTTAAATTTATGCAGCAGCAATTTACATTAAGTCTAAAGAAAGTCCTGAGCATTCTGTTGAGACCCATCCAGCCTCTTTCAGAGACTTTGGCACAGTGAAGATCTGTTGCAGTTATTATAGTAGTGGGAGAGAACATGCTAGGCACTTACAGCTCAGTGATGGAAAAAACTGACCTGTGACTGGAAAAACTATTTTTCCAGTCACCTGGACCTACTTTAGGGTGGAGAACCTAGTTATTTTGTGAGAGTATCCGTCACAAAAGCCTTTGGGTTGTGGagacttcactgggctttaagACAAAAAAAAGTAAGATCTAATTTATAAAGTTAAAAGCAATACTAGTGTACAGTTCCAGCAAAGAATTAATTAGCATGTGGGCATCCAACCACTGGATTCAGAGAAATGTTCGTTACTATGAAATACTCCATTCCCCAGTAGAATATCTTTTACTATTAGTGTAAACAAGTGAGGTCTTCCAGTAACATCAGTTTCCAGAATTTCTGTGAAAAGAAGAAAGTCAAGACTGTTTTTATGCAAGTGGTTTTAGACTAGTAACAATGCCTACCAAAAAAAGGCCATACAATCTAACACTAAGTTCTTTGGGATAGGGCTGGGGGTCTTCCCATTTGGAAGGGGACCTAGGATGGTGTTCTAATTGGTACTGCACCATCACCATACCAGGTTGACAATTATAATAGCCGCCATACATTTGCATACAAGCCATTCTACAAAGAATGCTGAAACCTGAATTAAGCTTCATAATATGGTTGGAGTTTTCCCTACCAGTTGCTAGCTCATAACTTTTATTGATCTTTAGGAAGCCCTCAGAGAGCAGAACATACCAAAAATTGGTGCATCAGTCTCCTTTCGAGTTTTCTATAGCTGTGCACTTGCAGGAGGGCCATTTGTGTAGCCACCTTTTGACTTCATATGGTCCTGAATTGACCCAGCCTAGAGAAGAATACAGTAGGTTAGTAGATGCCCTTTATTTGTCAAAGCATTAAGCCTTACATTGGAAAGGAAGAGAAAGTACTTCAAACATTAATCCTAATGGGCAAGACATACTTATCCACATATGGAGGGATGTCAATACTCAGGGTATCAGTGACAAAACTGAGATTAGCAACATGCTGCTCTTCTAAATGGGTGTGCAAGTCCTGGTACTTCAGTGGAGTGACAGAAGAATGAGGCCTCATGAGTACCGACATACTCCAttcccccacaccaccaccactgaCTGTATATGCCAGGACTGCAGTGTGTCAGATGAGAAAGTGCTATGAGCTAGTGTCAAGTTAAATGACCTAAAATAAATCTATTCTGGGTGTGTAGGATGTAGAAGACTATGGTCTGTCCTGACACTATTCTGCTGCATTCATTCTCTGTACACTGGCAAGTGATGCTCACAACTTTAAACATTTAGTTTTAGCAGTTAGGCATGTCTCACACATTTCTGCTCATCTTGAGGAGTACATACTTACAGATGTAAAACCACTATTCATATCTCTTGTTCCAACATGGGCAGTATGGACAAAGTTCATTGGTTTTCCAATCATATTTCGGTCTAGTCTCCGACGTCTCTTCTTTaagagaagagggaaaaaaattataTGTGCTTAAGCAGAAAATCCTTTACATAAGACAGTCAAGGTTGTGTCTGGGAATTATCGCCCAGTTGATAAGAACCTTCTAGTGACTCCTAGTGGAAACAGAACCAACATATTAACACATTTCAgtgttgtctttttaaaaagagcagAATGTACTAAGGTTTTTTGTTGACATATGAATCGGTTTGTCAGCAGAAGATTTGAAGCAAGCACTAAAAAGCTGTTTTCTAGCACTAAAGGAACAGACTTTTAGGCTTTCACTCAACATAACTAAGGTACCTATAAAAAAAGGCACTTACACATGTGGTTTAGACTAGACActgcctctgccatttccacttgCTTTTCATCTGATAACACAAGTTAAGAGCACTAGAGGACTCAATGTGACATTTACTCCATCAGCAGGACTGCTATAGAGAAGTTACATAACTTTAAACTCTTACTATAGTCAGATGAGCCAGTTGCAAGACTGGGGCCTCTTTCTATGGAACTTTGCACCCTCAAAGAGCCTCATTGTAGTCAAGAGAGGTTCCATCTTCGGATTAGTTTCCAGGATGGGGGTCTGAAGATTGCACGTTTACTTTAATTTAAGAGAGTCTAAATAGGAGTTGTTTTGCACCTTTGACTATGTCTAACTGACCATTTGCAGGTGCATTTTTGCGAGTCTAGGCCTATTGGGTTAGAAATCTATGCACCACAATGCTAAATGCAATAAGGGACATTTATGCATTTTTTTAAGCTAGCTTCTCAGCCAGTCCTTGAACAATGAAGTCAAGGTTCCAGGAGTCAGATTTAGTTAAACCCAGTTTCTCTCCTGTCTTGCATTGGGATAACTTAAGAAAGCTTAATATtgctggtagggttgccaacttttgtTAGACAAATTCCTAGAGATTGCCTCATGTGacgatctttaattaaagattaatctttaattcctggagactcctaGGGTAGGAAACCTTAATTGCTGGTGGAACAATAATCAACTGAGTGACTGTTGCAGTGTGACCAGCAGCACACTATTTGCATGCAGCATCTTTCCAGAGATTTTTCTCTGTCCCAAGAAAATGGGGTTACTGAGATCAGAGGACCCTATTACAAGTATTTTTtagaagtttgtttttgtttaaaaaatatgcaCTACCTCTGGGGATTAGAAAATCCTTCCTGGGGGGTACTGAGGAGTTCCAAAAGAGAATCCTCTTCAGTTCCTTTGCCAGAAGGCTATGGGATCTGCATGCTGAGTGTAGAGCAAGATGAGAGAAGTTATTTCTATCAGGGAAGCAGAGTACATAAATAGGCATTCCCAACTattactgctgctgctttggaCAGACCACTCCCTACCTAATCAAATGCAACTGAACTGGGAGCAGAGATACCCAGTAAGCctttatgttagttttaaaaagCACTTTTGAGGAAGAGAGAGTCAAGTgtccacatggcagcatgtaggGGAAgagcaggacagtcaaaaataaataaaggagggCAAGTA includes the following:
- the LOC135973915 gene encoding CDC42 small effector protein 2-B-like; this encodes MTEFLVCFNWCSGEQPQPKRRRRLDRNMIGKPMNFVHTAHVGTRDMNSGFTSAGSIQDHMKSKGGYTNGPPASAQL